CGTTGCCGGTGCGCGTGCTCACGAAGGCCACCGAGCGGCCGTCGGGCGCGTACAGCGGGCGGCTCTCGGTGGCCGGGTGGGCCACCAGCAGGCGGGCCTCGCCGCCGGCCACCGGCACCGTCCAAATGTCGCCGCCCGACACAAACGCCAGTTCCTGGCGGTCGGGCGACACCGCCGGCTCGGAGAAGTACGGCACGGGCACGGGCGCGGGGGCCGGGGCGGCCGGGGCCCCCAGCGGCGGCAGGGCCAGCAGGAGCGGGAGAAAAAGTGTTTTCAAGCGGAACGGCGTGGGGGTTGGCGGCGGGCAGCTGGCGCAGCGCCGGGCGCGGCGCTGGGATGTTTCAGCACGCCGAATATCAACACCAAAAACGCTACGAATGCAAATAATCCTGCAAAAAAGCCAGTGCCGTGCTTTTATGGGTTCCCCATCACCTTCAGGCGCTACAGTTTCACTAGTTTTTTTACCACGGTGCGCTGGGCGAAGCGCAATTCGACCACGTACACGCCCGCGGCCAGGCCGGCCACTTCCACCGGCGCTTCGCTGGCGTTGCCGGCCACCGTTCGGCCGAGCACTTTGCGCCCCACCGCGTCGTACACCGCCAGCGCGTAGGGCAGGAAGCACGTGCCGGGCTGCCGCACTTGAAAGGCCGCGGTGGCCGGGTTGGGAAACACGGTGGCTTGCGCCGGGTCGCAGGCCGTATCCGCCGGCGCGGGTTCCAGGCCATTGAAGTAGTGCTGCATGAAGTTGGGCAGGCCCCCCGTGCCGCTGCGCCCGCCAAAATCGAAACGCTGGGCGCGCACGTCGCAGGCAAAGCCCCGGGCGTTGGGCCGGCCGATGACGTAAAACACGTTGGCGTTGTCGCTCAGCGGCGCGCCAGGGCCCTGGTAGCCACTGGCCCCGTACATGCGCCCGTCGGGACCGTTTTGCAGCAGGTAAACGGTTTCGCTCAGTACCGTGGCGCTGATGTTGGTGGCCGGATTGCCCGCGACGATGCTCTGGCCCGAAGCCGCAATGGCGGCCCCGTCGCCGGCTTGCAAATCAAACTGGGTGATGACGTTGCGGCCCTGGCCGTTTGGCTGCCGGCGGAAGTCTGGCACGTAGAGCTTGGTGTTATCGGGCGAGAAGCAAGGGCTGTTGGCGTCAAGCAAGACCCCCAGGCTCACGTAGTTGGAAACGGCCCCGGTGGCGGGGTCAAAATCAAACAGCCCCAAGGACGGGCGGGTGCCGGCGGTGGTGAGGTGGCCGAAGGCCAGCTGGCGGCCGTTGGGTGCGGCCTGCATCGCCCCGGCTACCTGGTCCGAAAAGTAGCTGCCCGCCACGGCGTCGGCCGGCTCCACGGGGCCCACTGCGTAGCGCGTGGCCGGCCCCCCCCGCGGCCGTGACGGGGTACACCACAAAAGCGTTGCTCAGCCACTCGTGGCACAGCACCCAGTAGTCGCGGCCGTTGGCGTGGCGCACGGCCGTCAGCTTTTCGGTGAGCCCGGTGGCCAGGCGGCGGTTTTTGGTTTCCGGCACCACGTCGCCCAGCCCGTTGTTGCGCCGCATGTCCACCTGCGAGTAAGCGAGGGAGCTGGCGTAGGCCGCCGCTGGCACATTGATGGTCAGGCTTTTTTCACCCGCCCGCAGCGTGAACAAGTAGTAGCCCGCTGCGTCGCCCGGCACGGGCACCAGCAGGGCCCCCTGGGTGGCGTAGGAAGGGGACGGGGTGGGCGAATCGGGAAACAGCGACCCCCACAGGCCGCTGCCGTTGGGCAGCACGCGGTGGTCGCGGCCCCACACCCGCCCGCCGTCGGAGTAAAGTCGCAACTGCCCCGTGGCCGGGTCAGACAGCACCGCGCTGGCATCAAACGCCGTCATCTGGCCGTCGAGCAGCACCTGCGGGGCCCCCGCG
This genomic stretch from Hymenobacter sp. PAMC 26628 harbors:
- a CDS encoding T9SS type A sorting domain-containing protein — translated: MQAAPNGRQLAFGHLTTAGTRPSLGLFDFDPATGAVSNYVSLGVLLDANSPCFSPDNTKLYVPDFRRQPNGQGRNVITQFDLQAGDGAAIAASGQSIVAGNPATNISATVLSETVYLLQNGPDGRMYGASGYQGPGAPLSDNANVFYVIGRPNARGFACDVRAQRFDFGGRSGTGGLPNFMQHYFNGLEPAPADTACDPAQATVFPNPATAAFQVRQPGTCFLPYALAVYDAVGRKVLGRTVAGNASEAPVEVAGLAAGVYVVELRFAQRTVVKKLVKL